The genomic window atgaatttgtttaGCATCCACTGccgttttaacattttattcgTTGTAATGTACAATGTCGACAAAGAAAGCAAGTGAAACGTAACGTGCATGGCCTCCAAATCATGAACTTATTCGTAAAATATCATTTctataataatatagtttagCTATATATCGcaataataaatagaaaaaccataaaattccAAAGAATATATTACCAATCGACACCAAAAAGTAAAGATAAGGGTCATAATGGGCTCTCCCTTGGATGGTTTAGAATCTTCGTAACCAATTGTCTCCCTAGTCCCTATTATAGCTTTGAGAGATGAACGAGTAATACTGTATCAatcatacaatatatatatatatatattaatttgacatatatattagagctaaccaaaaacaaatatcgcAATAGCTTAGATTAGTGAATGATAGTTAATTGTTACATTTGATAACTCATTATTAGACCGCCAAGAGTCCCATCAAACTAGCAGGTTCATGCGGCCACGCCGGGACCAAGATCTGGTTCTTTTATTTCCCATAACAagaatctttttcattttatttatattatagaGAACTTTTAAAGCAGTCTGGTTATGTTGGATCTGGAGGAAAATCAGGAAAgtacatttgattttttaaatgtactcatatgaaaatgtaaacaaaacatgaataaTCCTTTATATATGGGAGTGGGacctagattttttttgttgctatttaacaaaacaacattTCTCCAACATTCTGAAAAACAGGAtcacttgttttgtttcactGTACAGTAGAAGAGTTTTCACTAACTagtaaactaattaattagtgatttttatttttttttaatcaactcAGGCCTAATTGAGATAACTTGTTCGTGGGTATCAGGCCCAATATAAAGTATTCTAAGGCCTACTCAATAATATctccaatatttttattttcggacagatcatttatttatttttgtaatattttgttttttcttctcgtaaaaccctaaaatatacaaaacccTCAAATTCAGTCTACCAGCGAGGATCGATGTCGGAGCTCACAGTATCTCCTTTCACGCATTAACTCAATTTATCTGCTAAACCCTAAATAGCTTCACGCCGTTTTTCTAATTCTCAATCAAAGCTTCACCGCCGCCGTGTGTTGTTCTTTCTCCGAGTCGTGTTCTCTAATCTCAGGTGaagcttctttcttcaatttgCCTTTGGTTTCGTTTCGAAAAATCATGTCTTTTCTAAGATTTATCTCCGGTGCTAATCAGAATTAGTCGGTATCTAATGGGTTTCTGAATTATCTGTCTGGTTTGGTATCAGTGTTTAATTGTAATTGAGTTGTTTGGTTCGTTTAGGTGATAAGGATCAAGATGGAGATTAGTTCAGAGGATAACAATCTTATGGAGAAGGTTTTGCCTCCTGTTGAGCAGGTACTAACTTGGTTGGTTTTGAATTCTTAACAGTTTATTATTTGTGGGTTTTGGCAAAGTTGAGGactttgattcaaatttgTATGCAGGAGAGTGATGTTGAGCTGGAGACTAAAGTTAAGAAATATCTTAGAGGAGAAGGTGCTAATCTTgaggtatatatatgtttatatagcTTTTGATGATTGTGTCTTTTGGTTGTGAAATGCAGTGGTTGAGTGTTTTCTTTGTGTTCCACAGACATTGAAAGATAAGAAACTAAAGACTCAACTTGCTTCACGAGAAAAGTTGTATGGGAAGTCTGCCAAAGCTGCTGCTAAAATCGAGAAGGTAAGTTTACTCCTTCATTTAGCTCTGTGTGGATCTTGTTTGACCCTTTTTCCGGTGCTTCGTGAAGATGAGATAATCTGTTGTGTATCTCTGTTTTCACATCGAGCAACTGTTTTTAATTCTTCTGGTCTTGATGGTTCAGCTTGTTTTGAGTTCTTAATTATTGTCTTTTGACGtggttgtgtttttttgtgtgtgtagtGGCTCTTGCCTGCTGAGGCAGGTTACTTGGAGACTGAAGGTCTAGAGAAGACATGGCGAGTAAAGCAGACAGATATTGCCAACGAAGTAGATATATTAAGTTCAAGAAACCAATATGACATAGTGCTCCCAGGTATATATGCTCAATAGCTTTTTCTGAAAGACAATCATATCTTATCtatgtaaaattttaagtttggTTAGTCTGTGGGAGAAATATCCTCATTGCAGTTTGTGCTTCTAATTCATTTTACTGACACCGGTGAACATATGTAGATTTTGGCCCGTACAAACTTGATTTTACTGCAAGTGGTCGGCATATGTTAGCTGGTGGTCGCAAAGGTCACCTTGCTCTTTTAGACATGATGAATATGAGCTTAATTAAAGAGATTCAGGTCTGCTTTtctattttatcataatttttatCAGTGCTtgttatttgtaaaattttatttggttctCAACAGAAATTGATGATATCTGCAGGTAAGAGAAACAGTACGCGATGTTGCATTCCTGCACAATGATCAATTCTTTGCAGCTGCACAGAAAAAGTATGTATTTCAATGCTAATACAATAAACATTTTTGGGCCTTGTGATTTGGAGGTGCATGGTCTAATATCTTATCTTGTCGAATTTTGGCAGGTATGCTTATATTTATGGGAGAGATGGAACTGAGCTGCATTGTTTGAAGGTGAGATTATACATTTCggttgaacaaaagaaacatatgcCTAGTGTTCTTGGTTATTGACTCTAAACTTTGTCTATCCCAGGAACGTGGTCCAGTGGCCAGACTTCGGTTCCTAAAGAACCATTTCCTGCTTGCATCAGTAAACATGTCTGGGCAGCTACATTATCAAGATGTAACCCATGGAGGCATGGTCGCTAGTATCCGAACAGGTAAAGGCCGAACAGATGTAATGGAAGTGAATCCTTACAATAGTGTTGTTGGCTTGGGACATTCCGGTGGAACTGTCACAATGTGGAAACCCACTAGCCAAGCACCTCTTGTCCAGATGCAGTGTCACCCTGGGCCAGTGTCATCTGTCGCATTTCATCCAAATGGTCATCTCATGGCTACATCCGGTAAAGAGCGTAAAATCAAGATCTGGGATTTACGTAAATTCGAGGAAGTTCAGACTATTCACAGTTTTCATGCAAAAACGCTGAGTTTCAGTCAGAAAGGTTTGCTAGCAGCTGGAACTGGATCGTTTGTTCAGATTTTAGGAGATTCGAGTGGTGGTTCTTCACATAACTACACTAGATACATGAACCACTCGATGGTGAAAGGTTATCAAATCGAGAAGGTTATGTTCAGACCATATGAGGATGTTATTGGAATTGGTCACTCGATGGGTTGGTCTAGCATTCTAATTCCAGGGTCTGGAGAACCCAATTTCGATTCTTGGGTGGCTAATCCATTTGAAACATCGAAACAGAGACGGGAGAAGGAAGTCCATTCGCTTCTTGATAAACTTCCACCTGAGACAATCATGCTGGACCCTTCAAAGATTGGTGCGATGAGACCCTCTAGGAGGAAAGAGAAGCCATCAAGAGGAGAGATAGAAGCTGAGAAGGAGGTGGCCATAGAAGCAGCAAAGAGCACTGAGCTGAAGAACAAGACGAAAGGAAGGAATAAGCCGAGCAAGCGgactaagaagaagaaagagatggtGGAGAATGCAAAGCGAACATTCCCGGAGCAAGAGCACAATACCGCgattaagaagagaagaatcgTAGAAGATGCTGCTGCTGAGCTACCAACGAGTTTAAAAAGGTTTGCCAGGAAAAACTGAATGGGTTTTCCACCTTGAGGCTTGAGCGTTTTGATTATCTTTCTCCTCACTTTTGGCAATTTTGTAGTATGGGAATTGTTACGAACTTACGAtattgaagttttgtttttagacAGGAAGACAGAACATCGAACTATGTAATGAGGCTAtgttatattttctaattctATTCAATATGAAATAGCAAATCagcaaaataaacaattaagcAAAAAGTTGCAGTACTTCAATTGAAGACAACAAATTCTTTTACTTGAAATATCTACTTAAATAATTCTCACCGTAGATGTagatttaatttcttttcagAACATTCCACATATGTATTTCAAAAAGAACCCAACTTAAATAACAACTATATGACTCCATAACTTTAAAACTAAACTGCATTTTTTGTTCACTAGTTAGTTGCTCCATTGACAATAATAAATTGAGCATAGCAgattttttgtaagaaaaaagttatgatACTACATTTGATGGCCCTCATCTTCTGTGTAATTaggttaaacttttttttgttctcctgTGTAATTGTATACTTGTTTCCTCTGTATATAcaatttaaatgatatatcCATGATTATAAActaaaccaagaaaaagaagtttatAACACAAGGAACAGCAAGTTCGACGGGAACCGGATAATACAGAAGCATCGTAAAATAAAAAGCTGAGAAACATTCATTCTTCAACAGGTTCATGTACAAGTGAGATAATCAAAGCCCTCTTAGTTAACCAAGGCTTCCATGCGTCGGACCACTTCCCCATTGGACCGGAGGtgcaaataaaaattaggACAAATAAATATAGGCTGGCTGGCGAACAACGGATCAAGTTCAAGGTTCGAGCTATAGATTTTTGTCGATAGGCTTGGGTTCGAATCGAAAAcattttatctaattttatgGCCCAATAGAGAGTGTTTCCAAGGCCTACTCAAAATCtccattattattattattattattttcttacagctaattttatttttaattaacgaagaagaagaaatgatgaagaaagtgtCACATTCATTCCtccgattcttcttcttcacctccCCTTCTTCGAATTTCTCTCCTTCCCTTTTCATCCTTTTGAAATTTctcgtctttcttcttcgaaatTGGAAACTCACAGCAGCACCTGAAAAATAACATCATAAGCTTCAAGATCCAATTTGGGTCGTTCTGTGTTTTCTTCTGATGGGTCTCGTCGAAATGTAGAACAAGTTTGGAGATGTTGACAATGGACAAGGAATTTGATTCAAAGCTTACTCTTCAAGGGAATTCATCTTCAAATGGTGAAACTATTTCCAGAAGCAAAAGCTTCGCCTTTAAGGCTCCTCAGGAGAATTTCACTTACCATGATTTCGAGCTCGGCAAGATCTATGGCGTTGGCTCTTATTCTaaggtttcattttttctattcttttcacattttttttcctgtaaaaatctcatcttttctGCAATTTGGTTTGAATCATGAATCAATTCATATCTTGGAGATTTTTTATGGGAAATGGAAAACTTTTTCATTGCTCTAAGTTAACTTTAGCTGGATTCTGCTTATGTGTAATTGAATCAGGTTGTTAgggcgaagaagaaggataatGGAACTGTGTATGCCTTGAAGATCATGGACAAAAAGTTTATCACCAAGGAGAATAAAACAGCTTATGTCAAATTGGAGAGGATTGTTCTTGATCAACTCGAACATCCCGGGATTGTGAAACTCTTCTTTACGTTTCAGGATACACAATCACTATGTAGGTAGTTTCTATTCAAGTGGCTTTGTTTCAGTAGACCATTAATTGTTTTCACTAGTGTGTGTGTTTGAAAGGCTGTAATTATGAGTGATACTGGGTCATTCTCATTTTTGTAGACATGGCGCTTGAGTCTTGTGAAGGTGGGGAACTTTTCGACCAAATCACCAGAGTAAGATATTATTTGAGAATCTAGGAGATTGATTCATATTCTCAAAATGTAGTTGcgttatggttttgttttgtgtttggcAGAAAGGTCGTCTATCTGAGGATGAAGCTCGGTTCTACAGTGCAGAAGTTGTTGATGCTCTTGAGTATATACATAATATGGGACTGATACATCGAGATATTAAGGTAGCTTCTCTTTCACATATCATCTCTTATAAGATCCAACAAGGGCATCATTTTGCTAACAATTATCCCTTAATTTTGATTGTGTAGCCGGAGAATCTGTTGTTAACTTTAGATGGGCACATAAAGATTGCTGATTTTGGTAGCGTAAAGCCAATGCAAGACAGCCAAATCACAGTGCTTCCTAATGCGGCTTCTGGTAATATGAAGTTCATGATCCTTTTTCTATATTCTTGAGCTTAAGGTCTTTTCGATAGTTGTGTAAACTTGTGAATTATGCAGATGATAAGGCGTGCACTTTTGTCGGGACGGCTGCATATGTTCCTCCTGAAGTTCTAAACTCCTCTCCAGCAACGTTCGGGTAAGAGTTTTGTGTTAGAACAAACTTTGACCACTATGTGATGAATAtatggagttttttttttttga from Arabidopsis thaliana chromosome 3, partial sequence includes these protein-coding regions:
- a CDS encoding Transducin/WD40 repeat-like superfamily protein (Transducin/WD40 repeat-like superfamily protein; FUNCTIONS IN: nucleotide binding; INVOLVED IN: biological_process unknown; LOCATED IN: CUL4 RING ubiquitin ligase complex; EXPRESSED IN: 23 plant structures; EXPRESSED DURING: 13 growth stages; CONTAINS InterPro DOMAIN/s: WD40 repeat 2 (InterPro:IPR019782), BING4, C-terminal (InterPro:IPR012952), WD40 repeat-like-containing domain (InterPro:IPR011046), WD40-repeat-containing domain (InterPro:IPR017986), WD40/YVTN repeat-like-containing domain (InterPro:IPR015943), WD40 repeat (InterPro:IPR001680), WD40 repeat, subgroup (InterPro:IPR019781); BEST Arabidopsis thaliana protein match is: MOS4-associated complex 3B (TAIR:AT2G33340.2); Has 9286 Blast hits to 5748 proteins in 422 species: Archae - 16; Bacteria - 3151; Metazoa - 2206; Fungi - 2085; Plants - 594; Viruses - 0; Other Eukaryotes - 1234 (source: NCBI BLink).), which codes for MEISSEDNNLMEKVLPPVEQESDVELETKVKKYLRGEGANLETLKDKKLKTQLASREKLYGKSAKAAAKIEKWLLPAEAGYLETEGLEKTWRVKQTDIANEVDILSSRNQYDIVLPDFGPYKLDFTASGRHMLAGGRKGHLALLDMMNMSLIKEIQVRETVRDVAFLHNDQFFAAAQKKYAYIYGRDGTELHCLKERGPVARLRFLKNHFLLASVNMSGQLHYQDVTHGGMVASIRTGKGRTDVMEVNPYNSVVGLGHSGGTVTMWKPTSQAPLVQMQCHPGPVSSVAFHPNGHLMATSGKERKIKIWDLRKFEEVQTIHSFHAKTLSFSQKGLLAAGTGSFVQILGDSSGGSSHNYTRYMNHSMVKGYQIEKVMFRPYEDVIGIGHSMGWSSILIPGSGEPNFDSWVANPFETSKQRREKEVHSLLDKLPPETIMLDPSKIGAMRPSRRKEKPSRGEIEAEKEVAIEAAKSTELKNKTKGRNKPSKRTKKKKEMVENAKRTFPEQEHNTAIKKRRIVEDAAAELPTSLKRFARKN